A single region of the Chrysoperla carnea chromosome 5, inChrCarn1.1, whole genome shotgun sequence genome encodes:
- the LOC123301058 gene encoding glutamic acid-rich protein-like yields MQDVKKQNTPKGNKQQKRKQNDSSDVSPGKKQKPGNQNQSPQTPNKKVKFNKKNGQTTPKNEKFNTPKKTPGPKQKPQKKPALGIIDSAEKQKQLISKKLQRKLKMKQKQQSVKEEIRKLKAGELSINDCKLVNFAWIEKKLLEFKKTGDLSIFSKPPQSPNKEKKEGKKANKAKPKNQQDKKAQKVAKKEEDDDDEEEESDDSNKLEIDGEEDDDDSDAEEDDDDDDDDDDDDDDEDEDDDDDDDASSEDEKPALPAFKGTKQKDRVIGPQNPQILDSIISTTATSTCTKKW; encoded by the exons atgcAAGACGTTAAGAAACAAAACACCCCAAAGggtaacaaacaacaaaaacgAAAGCAAAATGATTCCAGTGATGTGTCACcgggtaaaaaacaaaaaccggGAAATCAAAATCAATCACCACAAACACCAAACAAGAAAGTGAAATTTAATAAGAAGAATGGACAAACAAcaccgaaaaatgaaaaattcaacaCACCTAAAAAAACTCCAGGTCCAAAGCAAAAACCACAAAAGAAACCAGCACTTGGAATTATCGATAGTGCagagaaacaaaaacaattgataTCAAAGAAATTgcaacgaaaattaaaaatgaaacaaaaacaacagAGTGTTAAAGAAGAAATCCGTAAATTGAAAGCGGGTGAGTTATCAATTAATGATTGTAAATTGGTGAATTTTGCTTGGATTGAAAAGAAA ttattggaATTCAAGAAAACTGGTGATTTATCAATTTTCTCAAAACCACCTCAATCACCAAACAAGGAGAAGAAAGAAGGAAAGAAAGCTAATAAAGCAAAACCCAAAAATCAACAAGACAAAAAAGCTCAAAAAGTAGCGAAAAAAGAggaagatgatgatgatgaagaaGAAGAGAGTGATGATTCCAACAAATTAGAAATTGATGGAGAAGAAGACGACGATGATAGTGACGCCGAAGAagacgatgatgatgatgacgacGATGATGACGATGACGATGATGAAGATGAAGATGACGATGACGACGACGATGCATCAAGTGAAGACGAAAAACCAGCGCTACCAGCATTTAAAGGCACAAAACAGAAAG ataGAGTGATAGGGCCGCAAAATCCACAAATATTAGATAGTATTATAAGCACGACAGCAACAAGTACCTGTACCAAAAAATGGTGA